From the genome of Gryllotalpicola protaetiae:
AAGGCCTTCGATGCGGCGGTGAGCGGCGTCCCGTCGACGAAGGGCGCCCTGTGACCGGCGCGACCGCCCGTCCGACCGTGGTCGTGCTCGACTACGGCAGTGGGAATGTGCACTCGGCGGCCAAGGCGCTCGAGGCGGCGGGCGCTGAGGTCACGGTGACCCGCGACCGCCAGGCCGTGATGGACGCCGACGGGCTTCTCGTCCCGGGTGTCGGCGCATTCCGTGCGGTGGTCGAGCAGCTCAAGGCCGTGCGCGGCGACGAGGTCATCGAGCGCCGTCTTGCAGGCGGCCGCCCGGTCCTCGGCATCTGCGTCGGCATGCAGGTCCTCTTCGAGCACGGTGACGAGCGCGGCGCTGAGACCGACGGGCTGGGGGAGTGGCCGGGCGAGGTCTCAGAGCTCGACGCGCCCGTTCTTCCGCACATGGGCTGGAACACCGTCGAGGCCCCGTCAGGGTCCGTGCTCTTCGACGGCATCGAGGGCGAGC
Proteins encoded in this window:
- the hisH gene encoding imidazole glycerol phosphate synthase subunit HisH, with protein sequence MTGATARPTVVVLDYGSGNVHSAAKALEAAGAEVTVTRDRQAVMDADGLLVPGVGAFRAVVEQLKAVRGDEVIERRLAGGRPVLGICVGMQVLFEHGDERGAETDGLGEWPGEVSELDAPVLPHMGWNTVEAPSGSVLFDGIEGERFYFVHSYAAQDWSLETQPPFPAPRVTWAEHGARFIAAVENGPLSATQFHPEKSGQAGIRLLTNWVRSLRK